The DNA window TCTATGGGTAAAAACCTGAGCTTCGCACAGTTCCTGCAGGACCACGAGATGGCACATACCTATTTCCCTTTTTATATGGGTATCAATGAAAGCCGGTATGCGTTTATGGATGAAGGTTGGGCCACCACCTTCGAATACCTGGCACGCATCAACGAAAAAGGGAAAAATAGTGCAGACGATCTGTACAAACGCTTCCGGATAGCCTATTATACCAACGATCCTTCTGCTGAAGAAGACCAGCCTATCATCTCGATGTCCAACCAGGTGAGTGGACTAGGGTATGGTAACAATTCATATGGCAAGGCCTCCCTGGCTTATCTGGCCGTGAAAGACCTGCTGGGCGATATGGTGTTCCGTAAATGCCTCCACACCTATATGGACAAATGGAATGGTAAACATCCCATCCCCTGGGATTTCTTCAACTCTTTTAATGCAGCTGCTGGTCAGGACCTCAACTGGTTCTGGCAAAATTGGTTCTTCACCAATCATTACATAGACCTGGCGCTGACCCAGGTACAGGTAAAGGGGAAAACAGCCAGCCTGCAGATTAAGAATACCGGCGGTTTTGCCATCCCGTTTGACGTAGTAGTCAACTATACAGATGGTTCTAAATCCAGCGTGCATAAAACACCGGAGGTATGGAAGAAAAATGACAAGTCATTACAACTGACAGTGCCGGTAAATAAAGCCGTCGCTTCCATTACCCTGGATGGCAACCTGTTTATGGATGCCACCCCGGCAGATAATACCTGGAAAAAATAATCACGGTCTAACGGTAAAGGGCGTACTGAAAGTCAGGGAGTCCTTGCCGGTGATGTTGAAGTACAGTGCAGTGGTGCCTGCCGGTATAACAGCAGATACCCCTTTTTTATCAACGGTAGCAGTAACTGATTGCCATGAGCGCTTTTGCCAGTTACTGCTATCGGTGGTAAAACATAATACCGCCTTTTCGATCTGATATTTCCCCGATAACTCTGCTACGGCCGTTGACCCTTTGATAACAGTGGCACTGTTGGCCGGCAGTGTGGTTTGTTCCCCTCTCACTATTTTACTGGCAAAAGCAAATATTTCAGATTGTTCCCATTTATGCCCATGTTTACTGGTGATGGTCATCGACAGTAGCCGGGGGCCTTTGCCCAGCAGGGCCGACTGCTGCCAGATATCCAGTGGAAACGCGGGATCATTGGTGCCGGTTACCCACAGCGTGGGCACCTGGCTGGAAGGGAGATAAATGGAAGGGTCCCATTTCTGTTTATAGGCCTGGAGCTGTTTGGGTGTCATGGCTTCAAAAAACTGCCGCCAGGATGGATTGCTGGTATTATACAGAAAGCCGCAGCCATATACAGGCACTGCGAAAGCCCAACGGTGGTCCAGCCCTATCACGGCGGAAGTGATCACGCCACCCCAGGAAATACCATGGATACCTATTTTTTGTTGGTTGATTTCAGGGAAGGAAGATAATAGAGAATGGGCTCTGATTACGTCGGCCACGGCATGATAGAACCACTGCTCCCGATCGGCCAGCTCTATATCGCCAAAGGTGGTGATACGGGCGGGGCCAGCGTTTTCATGCCATTGCCGGTTGGGGTAACTGCCGGAAGGCAGGTGCCCTTCCAGATCCATGGCGATCGCTGCAAAACCGTGGTCCACCCAGGCCTGCACCCAGGCAGGGAAAGCGGTGCCACCACCGCCGTGTACGCATACAACAGCAGGCCATCCACCCGGAGGAGGTGTGCCGGCAGGCGTTTTATAATAAGCGAAAACTTTAGTGGGACGGGCTTTATAGGTGATACCTTCATAGAAGAAGGAGCGGAAGCCTGGTACCTGGCAGGAATCGGAAGGATAGGTGCGGGGTGTTTCCTTCAATTGGGAAAGGTCCCAGGGAAACTGACTTTGAGCAGTTGTGATCAGACTGCCCAAAGTCAGCATGAATAGCAGTAATGTTTTCATGAATCTCAAAATAGAGAATCATTTCTACTATTTATAATTTGATAAATTCTACGCGGCGGTTATTAGCTTTTCCTACTTCGGAAGTGTTGTTGTCGATAGGCTGTGTTTTGCCTTTACCGTCTGTTTCCATACGGGCTACATCAATACCAAAGGTTTTGTTGAGGGCTGCTTTTACCGCTTCGGCCCTGCGTTTGGACAGGTCGAGGTTCAGCTTGTCGTTGCCGTCAGCATCGGTATGGCCTATGATTTTAACTTTTACGGCTGCATTTTCTGAAAGCACGCTGGCGATATCTTTCAGAGCACCGTAAGATTCTGCTTTGATATGGTCGCTGTTGGTATCAAAGAGAATACCGTGGGTGGTGAATTTACCTTCGGTAATCAGTTTGTTGCGGGTATCGGGTGCACCTACGGCCAGGTTGATATTGCTGATATAGAAGACGCCGTCTGTCTTATCATAGTCAGGTGCGTAAGAGGAGAACACGAGGGCGTTTAAGCCGCCGTCTGCATCCAGTGCGCGAGGCAGGTCCAGTATCTTGGTGCTGTCTACATATACGCGTACCCGTTGTTTCTGACGCCAGATAGAGAGCCTTACATAGTTTTTCTTCGGTACGTTAAAATATGGGGTACCGCTGATGCTATGATCACCAATCAGATTGGAAGAATAACGAAAAGTACCTTCACCGGAACTCTTAGGGGAGAACGTTACCTTAAAGGAGGGATTGGATGCAGCGCTGCCATCTCCATAATGGAACTTTTCATCGGTATCGGATGCTTTTATCAGGCCCACGGTAATGGCGCCGATGCCGGCAATACCATTGCTGGCCATCAGGTCTACCTGCAGGGTGAAGTTGTCCGGCAGTTTGTTGGTAATATATTCCGGATAAAAAATACCATCCTGTTTGATGGCCAGCCATTTGCCCGGACGGTTGCTGACAGTCACCAGTTCCGCGCCGGAACGGGTGTTCCACTGACCAGGGAATTCACCAATAACGTCCTGTGCAAAATTTTCCTGGACAATGATTTTTTCTCCTGGCACAAAGTCAAAGCGGGAATAGGCTTTGATATCGGTGCTGGCCGAAGGCGCGCTGTTATTGGCGGCCGCTGTATTGTTGTTGTCAGCAGTATTACCGGTGTTATTGTTTCCGGTGTTACCCTGATCGTCTTTCTTTTTTGGGGTAGTGGCTTTGTCAATGGTCTGGTCAATTTTGTCATTGACCTTCTGTTGTACTTTGTTTTTGATGCGGTCAAATAATTGAGCCTGGGTAGTGCTCCCCAGGGCGCATATACCGAGCAACAGGAATACCTTTTTCATGGTGCAGTGATGGTTTCAAAAAAAATGGATAAAAAGAGCTGCAAGGTAGTGATGTTGACAATATCTTTGATGGCTGCCGTGTTATTTTTTTAGAAACGGGTTTGGTGTTGTAACACTTTTTATATTGAAGTATGGCCAGGATGATGAAAATAATTGTTGTAGGGATGATGACCGCCCTGCTGGCAGCCGGTGTATCGGTTGTCCGGAAACCTGTGCCCGCGGCCTTGTCCTGGCCGGCCTATTTCGGGAACCGGGTGTTTGTACCTGCAGATAATCCCACTACGGAAGAAGGCGTACAATTAGGCCGCATGCTGTTTTATGAAAAAGCACTGTCTGTCAATGATAAGATGAGCTGTGCTACCTGCCATCAGCAGGCGAAAGCCTTTACAGATGGGAAAACATTCAGTGCTGGCGCCGATGGTACGCTACAACCCCGTAACACTATGGCACTGGTCAATCTGTTGTGGGTACGTCTCCTTTTCTGGGACGGCAGGGCCGCCGGTTTGGAGGAACAGGCTATCACACCACTGACTGCACCCCACGAAATGGGACAGTCCCTCGAAAACGCCGCGGCCAAACTAAGACAACGTAAGCATTATCCGGCATTATTCCTCCGGGTATTTGGCAATGACAGTATTACCGGCGACCGTATTGTAAAAGCACTGGCGCAGTTTGAACGAACCCTGATATCGGCCAATTCGCGCTATGATCAATATCTGCAGGGAAAATATCAACCTACGGTATCCGAATCAAAGGGTATTTCCCTCTTTTATACCAATCCGGACCCTTCCCGTAATATCAGAGGGGCTTCCTGCGGGCATTGCCATGGCGGCCCCAAAACCTACAGCGACCTGTTTCATAATAATGGTCTGGATGCTGTGCCTGCAGATAAGGGCCGGCAAAACATCACCGGACAGGCTTACGACAATGGGCGGTTCCGGGTGGCCACCCTGCGCAACATTGCGCTCACTGCTCCGTATATGCATGATGGTAGGTTTAAGACACTGGAAGAAGTGATTGACCATTATAGCGAACATATCGCACAAAGTGAAACGCTGAGCCCTTTTTTACAACGCAGCTCCAACATACCGGAAGGTACTTCGCTGCAGCTGTTTCCACAGGAGAAAAAAGACCTGCTGGCCTTTTTGCATATGCTCACTGATTCCAGCTTTATCACTGATCCCCGTTTTTCAAATCCATTTCCCGTTAATTAAAACATATGAAAAGATCCTGTTTAGTAGGGCTGTTGTTAAGCCTGTTTATGATCGCTACAGCGCAACAGCGGCCTTCGGTAAAGATATCCGGCGAAGTCACAAAACCACTGACTTTATATCCGGAAAATCTGCATACAATGAAACGTACCACTGTTACACTGAAAGACCGTGATGGTAACGATCACGCCTATACCGGCGTGCCGCTGCAGGACATCCTGGAACAGGCAGGTGTCACCACCGGTAAAGCTTTGCGGGGAGAGAACCTCAGCAAATACCTGCTGGTAAGAAGTGCAGACGGATATGAAGTGTTGTTTTCACTGGCTGAACTGGACAGTGATTTTACAGACAGAATAGTAGTGTTGGCAGATGAATCCGATGGGCAGCCACTGCCGGCCGGCAAAGGGCCTTTCAGACTGGTGGTGCCAGGTGAGAAAAGACCCGCCCGCAGCAGTTTTCAGGTGACGGAGTTAATCATCAGGTTTGCGAAAGACTGACTTTACAGGATGGATGAAGATCCTGTAAAGTCAGTGGGATGCTTTATTTCTCCACGCCAAACTCCACTTCATTCGCCCAATGTACCTTCCAGTCGGGATGAAAAGCCCGTGCATTTTGTTTGGACACACTTCTTTCTTTAGCCAGTTCCATACAGCTGCCTGGCGCTCCATTGTCATTCACCCGGAAGGATAGCTTAACCGGCAATCCTTTGTCGATGGCTTTTTTTACGTCCGGTAATTCCGACCAGGGAATGGCGCATTCGGTGATCACAGTATTGCCTTCTCTTTTGATCACTAGTTTCCCATTCGTAACAGGGCCTTCTTTTTCAGATACCGGCTGCCTCGGAAAAAAATGTTTCCTGTTAAGCCCCGGCGCCAGCAGCCGCCATATCTCCGTGCCTCCTCCATATTGAGGGGCTACCTGATTAAGGGCATATTCGTAGTCGGTGCATTTGTATCCGGTATAACGGGGCATAGTGCCCGGAGGACAGGCCAGCATGCCATCCTGGCCTTCGGGAATAACATTGAACGCCAGCAACACATTGTCGTACGAATAGCCTAACCCAGAATTATCCGGTGTAACGGGGTTCTTCTGATAGGTGTAGTGCCGCACGCCGGCTGGCCATATCAACGGCTGTTTAACTTCCCGGTGGACGGGCGATACAGCCACACCAGCCGGTAACTGCGAACCCAGACCAGCAATATGATACCCCATACTACCATATACACCACGCCAGTTGCCGCGGGTATCAAAATCCTCTTTTACAAAAAGACTGTCGGTGCCAGGCGGATCAAACAGCAGCGCGGCCAGTTTGGGCGTATACCACCAGCCGTTGCTATGCAGCACGATCCTGTTATCACCCTGTAGCCGCAATACTTCCCAGGCGCCGCCCCAGAGATTGGTGAGGGTACGCCTCAACCGGAGGGCGCCGGTATGATTATCAAATACCTCCAGTATCAGCGAAGATACCTGCAGGTTGGGCAGATAAAGGGCTACCTGCATGGGTTTTGCAAGCTGGAGATCTATTCCGAAGGAGTTGGTGTTGTCGCCACTTTCCCAATAATGAAGGATACGTCCGTTGCTGGTCGGTAGTTGCAGCGCGCCGGCACCAGTGGCTGCTGCACTGTTCTCTTTAGTAGCCAGTGTTTGTTGCATATCCATCGCGTAAGCGGTATCGGGATAAAAAAATGTATCGTCAGGCCGTTGGGCAAAGCGGTAGGTACCGGGGTGGGGCGTGCTGTCAGCTACTTTGGAAGCAAAATAAAAATACTGATCGTCGTAAGCGAAGTAACCATTCGCATATCCGTTGGCGTTAGTGTCAAAATTTTTGAATGGGTACCAGGCTGCTTCTGTGAGACTAACAGTGGCGGCGCCTTTGCTGCTGACGGTTTGGGGCAAGGCTGTCTGCCAGTCATCTAACTTCCCGTCTACGTGTATACTTAACCGTGAAATGACATTCACATGCATGTCTTCATAGTGTGTGGCCATACCATCTGCACCAGCATCAAAATGTACGGAGAGGGGATAGGTGTTGTTGGGTACCTTTACTCCGCCTGTGGTTTTCACGGGAATGGTCCTTGTTTCATGCGGGGCCAGGCTGATGGTGGCAGGTACGGCTGTCTGCAGTCCTGCCAGGCTTACTATAAGTTTACCTTGCACAGGGCGGTTGAGAATATTGGTCAGTTGCAGCGGCAGGATGGGCGATTGTTCTATGCGCGTGGTCATATCTTTCGCGATGATCTCTACCGGCTGGTAACCTTCTATACGGGCGGTTTTTAAAGCTGCGATCAGTTTTTCGAAAGTGCCTTTGGAACCATCAGTGCGTAGGTAATAGCCCTGGCTGTTGAGCGGTATCTCCAACTGCTTACCGGTAGTGGGTATCAGGTTTCCGTAAAAATCATATAGCCGTATGTAAGGGGCTGCGGGCAACAGCATCCGGCCACCACGAAGTGGCCGGTATTTTTGTAATTCCTGTTGAAGGCTGTCTGTAGCCATATGGCCGGCGCTGAGGGCTGCTCTTATTTTTTCTTTTTCCATCACTTCCGTCAGTCCTCTTACGCCACGGAACAGTACCCGTTCGGGACCAAAGGCTTCACCGATGTCGCCGCATATTACGGCAGTGCCATCGTCAGGCTGTTTGCCGTCAAAAAGCATTACCCAGGGTAGCCCGTTGGGAAACAGCAGCTGCCGGAAGTTCCTTTCCCCGATCAGCTGCTGCACCGCGCCCAGGGCGGCGGCAGGCGACCAGGTGTCTGGAATGCGCGCGATCTCCGTGATGCCCGAAGGAGTATGGATTTTTTGCGTGAAATGTTCACTGCCTCTGCCGCCGGTATACATATAACCGGCGTAGATGCCCATAGACCGGTCGTAACCGGTGGAACGGTTGGTAGCTACGGTAAGGCCTATACGATCATCGGTATTACCCACCCAGCTCTCCGTGTCCCATATTTTAACACGGCCATGGGGCGAGCGGCGGTTAACCCACTCCGGATAAATGGCCGGTGATTCCATCCCCTGATAATGGATAGAACAGAAATCAAAGATGGGAAGGAAGGTCATCTTCCCATCTGCAAAAAGTTTATCCCAGGCGTTGGAATTGGAGTCTCCACCTCCCACCAGCACATCGGCTCCTTTTTTACGTGCGTCGATCACCGCTTGTGCCATCACACGGTATATCTCCCGGTATCGCAGGATATCGGACTGCCATCCTGAAATAGACAATCCCTCCCAGGGTTCATTCCAGAGTGATACCGCCGTCACAGGTCCTTTGGGCCAGCCGTACTGCACACAGAGGTGATGGACAAAACGTTCGAAATCTGCGTCAGAAGAAGGGAGCCATACATAGTCCTGCTTGGTCTTCCGCATCACGCCAGCACTGTCGAGGAAGGGGAGAGGCCTGCCTAGTGGCAAAGGGGCTGTGCCTGCGCCAAACATCAGCAGTACGGTAATATGCTTAGACTGGTACTCTTTCAGTTTGCGGTCCAATGCCTGCATTTTCTCCGTATAGTCGCTGGCGGTAGTGGGAGTATAATCTACGCCCATCCGTATGGCCTGTACACCTACCCGTTGCAGGAAGTCTGCTCCCATGTCATCAAGTGATTGTTTGGGATACTGTAGCCGTTGCGGGTTGGCAGCGAACGTACGTACCAGGCTGGTTACAAACCTTCGCCCATATCTGCCCAGGTCCATCACTATGGCGTAACCACCCAAACGCTCCGGTATCACCGGTTGATGGGTGATGTCAAGATAACCGTTGGCAGGGATATTTACCTTTACTGGTATGGAGGTCACCGGTCCTGCGGGCACTACCTCCGGCAGCCATATATCGCCGGGAAGTCCCCGGGTACCATATGGGATCAGCTCTATCCTGCCTTCTGCCACCATAGGTTCATTTAGCTGGTTGACAACCTGCAGTGTATAGGAAGGCTGTTCTCCCGGCCATAATACATTGGTAGCACAGGAGGCACGAACAATGGCTACGTCATAATCATAATGCCGCTGATTGTTTTTAACGTCCATAACCTGTTCAAAGTGTACCCATTCGGCAGGCGCCTTCATTTGTGCCATACCGTTATACCCGCTGCTGATCAACAGCCCGAGTATCCATACATATTTCATTCTTTATCTTTTAGAGCTTAATAAATTTCTGTTGCCCTACCACCTTACTACTGGCGGCATCGGTGACGCGCAGCACATAGGAGCCTGGCAGCAGACTGGCCACATCGGCCTGTAAGATGCTTTGGCTGCCTGCCTGTATTGTTTTAACGGTTTTTCCCATGAGATCATAAATATGAATGGTGAACCCTTTGGCAGCCTGTTGTTTCAGGTCGATATACAGTGTTTTGTCTACCGGGTTGGGATATATTCTGAAATCTGCTATGTTGTTGCCACGGGCCAGTGTAGCCGTTGCCGTTGTAGTGCTGTCTGTTGCCGGTGGTGGTGTGGGTGGTGTCCAGCGATGCAGCACTACTTTATTGGCGTTGTAGTCATCTTTGGTGATGAGGTATTCGCCGGTGCTGCGGTGGTAGGCTCTGATGCCATATTGTGAGTCCACATCATTGCCTACATAAACGGCGGGGTTGCTGCTGTTCATCGTCAGTACCAGTGCGCCGGTGCTGAGGTCAAATACATCGATATCAGGAATGGCATAATATCCCACAAAGAGATAGTTGCCGGCGGCCGACATGGATTTGGCCTGTGCTCTGCTGAGGGTGATCACTACATTCGGTGTACGATTGCCGGCCTGCCACCCACGGTACACTTCTATCCGGTTGCCGATCAGTGTCCAGTCGGCATTACCGCCGGCCAGCACCATCACATCGCTGGCAGGAATATATTCCAGCCGGTTAAGACGGGCGATGGATGCGGGTGTAGGGGTAGACACCACTGGCCCCCAGATAGGTTTGCCATTGGCAGCAAAACCAGTCAGCGGATAATGCTGGATAGCATTGGTTTTATCCTGTGATATCCAGATGTCCCCGAGAGAATCGAGACAGAAACCGTTGCGTACTTTGGAGATGGTATCACCGGGAATGGCGATATATCCGTCGGTGGCGGGGTTGAAGTAGAAGGTATAAAATACGTCGGGGTTCTGATTGCAGGCTACCAGTATTTTATGTCCGCCTACATTGGCAAGGTGTCCGAAGAAAGCGCCGCGGCCGGGATCACTTTTCTGAATGCGGGCATCCTGAGGATAACGGTAGGGATCTATGGTATTAGCTACGTAAGAGCCACCATCGGTACCGTTGTAGGAGAAGAGGATATTACCGGTATAAAACAGGGAGCCATCGCTGCCGGCATCTGCGGCAGCATTACCTTCGAAGTTAAGGGCCTGCAGTGTCCAGCGGAGAGTGCCGGTATTACTGTAACAGTGGATATCGGTAAGGCCGTTGCG is part of the Chitinophaga flava genome and encodes:
- a CDS encoding cytochrome-c peroxidase, encoding MMKIIVVGMMTALLAAGVSVVRKPVPAALSWPAYFGNRVFVPADNPTTEEGVQLGRMLFYEKALSVNDKMSCATCHQQAKAFTDGKTFSAGADGTLQPRNTMALVNLLWVRLLFWDGRAAGLEEQAITPLTAPHEMGQSLENAAAKLRQRKHYPALFLRVFGNDSITGDRIVKALAQFERTLISANSRYDQYLQGKYQPTVSESKGISLFYTNPDPSRNIRGASCGHCHGGPKTYSDLFHNNGLDAVPADKGRQNITGQAYDNGRFRVATLRNIALTAPYMHDGRFKTLEEVIDHYSEHIAQSETLSPFLQRSSNIPEGTSLQLFPQEKKDLLAFLHMLTDSSFITDPRFSNPFPVN
- a CDS encoding alpha/beta hydrolase family protein, yielding MKTLLLFMLTLGSLITTAQSQFPWDLSQLKETPRTYPSDSCQVPGFRSFFYEGITYKARPTKVFAYYKTPAGTPPPGGWPAVVCVHGGGGTAFPAWVQAWVDHGFAAIAMDLEGHLPSGSYPNRQWHENAGPARITTFGDIELADREQWFYHAVADVIRAHSLLSSFPEINQQKIGIHGISWGGVITSAVIGLDHRWAFAVPVYGCGFLYNTSNPSWRQFFEAMTPKQLQAYKQKWDPSIYLPSSQVPTLWVTGTNDPAFPLDIWQQSALLGKGPRLLSMTITSKHGHKWEQSEIFAFASKIVRGEQTTLPANSATVIKGSTAVAELSGKYQIEKAVLCFTTDSSNWQKRSWQSVTATVDKKGVSAVIPAGTTALYFNITGKDSLTFSTPFTVRP
- a CDS encoding T9SS type A sorting domain-containing protein, with protein sequence MKKLFTVLSGFLLAVTCSYGQYTTSWLGNNFPDVNRHVGNCARSMWVSPEGVVYTASGWDEKARNIGIYQNGTTLGSMGGNKESQGCAIGGDATYIFTAQETPNSGKVGRYNRATKTRDLLFVASAGTGDAIGGIVVSAGRVFVSDSSGNRIVVFTTGGVQIRQWPVLGPGALAIDSSGKLWVAQKSNGTIRSYDTTGNANTIIQLAATARPSALYADSIRGELLIGDQGPDMNIKIYNNLTGTPTLSGTFGATGGYLNETSGTRGAAGDKRFTRVVGIGKDTAGNLYVLNNPWGGTWDLGRNGLTDIHCYSNTGTLRWTLQALNFEGNAAADAGSDGSLFYTGNILFSYNGTDGGSYVANTIDPYRYPQDARIQKSDPGRGAFFGHLANVGGHKILVACNQNPDVFYTFYFNPATDGYIAIPGDTISKVRNGFCLDSLGDIWISQDKTNAIQHYPLTGFAANGKPIWGPVVSTPTPASIARLNRLEYIPASDVMVLAGGNADWTLIGNRIEVYRGWQAGNRTPNVVITLSRAQAKSMSAAGNYLFVGYYAIPDIDVFDLSTGALVLTMNSSNPAVYVGNDVDSQYGIRAYHRSTGEYLITKDDYNANKVVLHRWTPPTPPPATDSTTTATATLARGNNIADFRIYPNPVDKTLYIDLKQQAAKGFTIHIYDLMGKTVKTIQAGSQSILQADVASLLPGSYVLRVTDAASSKVVGQQKFIKL
- a CDS encoding OmpA family protein — its product is MKKVFLLLGICALGSTTQAQLFDRIKNKVQQKVNDKIDQTIDKATTPKKKDDQGNTGNNNTGNTADNNNTAAANNSAPSASTDIKAYSRFDFVPGEKIIVQENFAQDVIGEFPGQWNTRSGAELVTVSNRPGKWLAIKQDGIFYPEYITNKLPDNFTLQVDLMASNGIAGIGAITVGLIKASDTDEKFHYGDGSAASNPSFKVTFSPKSSGEGTFRYSSNLIGDHSISGTPYFNVPKKNYVRLSIWRQKQRVRVYVDSTKILDLPRALDADGGLNALVFSSYAPDYDKTDGVFYISNINLAVGAPDTRNKLITEGKFTTHGILFDTNSDHIKAESYGALKDIASVLSENAAVKVKIIGHTDADGNDKLNLDLSKRRAEAVKAALNKTFGIDVARMETDGKGKTQPIDNNTSEVGKANNRRVEFIKL
- a CDS encoding molybdopterin-dependent oxidoreductase, which translates into the protein MKRSCLVGLLLSLFMIATAQQRPSVKISGEVTKPLTLYPENLHTMKRTTVTLKDRDGNDHAYTGVPLQDILEQAGVTTGKALRGENLSKYLLVRSADGYEVLFSLAELDSDFTDRIVVLADESDGQPLPAGKGPFRLVVPGEKRPARSSFQVTELIIRFAKD